Proteins from a genomic interval of Neorhodopirellula lusitana:
- the zwf gene encoding glucose-6-phosphate dehydrogenase, which yields MSNTIVIFGASGDLTSRKLIPALYQLHAKGRLPENTRIVGVSRSPFEHEDWRASLRETTAKYAGKAFDAKTWETFAPNVFYQPGDIKDADSFTTLAEFLTEIEGGQETGRVYYLSTMPQLYGLAIEQLGKAGLAHEENGTRRVIIEKPFGTNLKTAQELNCRIHHVFNEDQIYRIDHYLGKETVQNIFALRFANSIFEPLWNRNFVDHVQITVAEEVVIGRRAGYYDGSGILRDMFQNHLLQLMMITAMEPPARYDGTMVRDEKVKVLHAVRKMTGGDFANQTVRGQYEGYLQEEGVPKGSQTETYAALKLYCDNWRWRGVPFFLRSGKGMSCRTTQIVIQFKNVPHMMFGEKSRVPMGNRLVIQVQPAEGIQLHFETKVPDAGMKTRTNHLDFNFQDSIGGASMPDAYQRLLLDAVQGDASLFARGDEVELAWGIIDPIIEAWKSPASPPLHVYQTGVWGPTEASQWMYDQKREWFDVCPVIK from the coding sequence ATGTCCAACACGATCGTGATCTTCGGTGCCAGTGGCGACTTAACCAGCCGCAAGCTTATCCCCGCCCTCTACCAGCTTCATGCGAAGGGACGTTTGCCAGAAAACACTCGCATTGTTGGTGTCTCACGAAGCCCGTTTGAGCACGAAGACTGGCGTGCGAGCTTGCGGGAAACGACCGCCAAGTACGCGGGCAAAGCCTTCGACGCCAAGACCTGGGAAACCTTCGCTCCCAACGTTTTCTATCAGCCCGGCGATATCAAAGATGCAGACTCGTTCACAACGCTGGCCGAATTCTTAACCGAGATTGAAGGCGGTCAGGAAACGGGTCGCGTTTATTACTTGTCGACTATGCCACAATTGTACGGGCTGGCCATCGAACAACTGGGCAAAGCCGGTCTTGCTCATGAAGAAAATGGAACCCGCCGAGTCATTATTGAAAAGCCGTTCGGCACCAACCTGAAGACGGCCCAGGAATTGAACTGCCGGATTCACCATGTCTTCAACGAAGACCAGATCTACCGGATCGACCACTACCTGGGCAAAGAAACGGTCCAGAACATTTTCGCATTGCGATTTGCCAACAGCATCTTCGAACCTCTGTGGAACCGCAACTTCGTCGACCACGTCCAAATCACCGTGGCGGAAGAGGTCGTAATCGGTCGTCGTGCTGGATACTACGACGGCAGCGGTATCCTGCGTGACATGTTCCAGAACCACCTACTGCAACTGATGATGATCACGGCGATGGAGCCACCGGCTCGATACGACGGCACCATGGTTCGTGACGAAAAAGTGAAAGTCCTGCACGCGGTGCGGAAGATGACGGGCGGCGACTTCGCCAACCAAACCGTACGCGGCCAATACGAAGGCTACCTTCAAGAAGAAGGCGTTCCCAAGGGCAGCCAAACGGAAACCTACGCGGCACTGAAGTTGTACTGTGACAACTGGCGTTGGCGTGGTGTGCCGTTCTTCTTGCGCAGCGGCAAAGGGATGTCTTGCCGGACCACCCAAATCGTGATCCAGTTCAAGAACGTCCCGCACATGATGTTCGGCGAAAAGTCACGGGTCCCGATGGGCAACCGACTCGTAATCCAGGTCCAACCGGCCGAGGGCATTCAACTGCACTTCGAGACCAAGGTGCCTGACGCAGGCATGAAGACTCGCACCAACCACCTAGATTTCAACTTCCAAGATTCAATCGGTGGCGCCTCGATGCCCGATGCCTACCAGCGTCTGTTGTTGGACGCGGTTCAGGGCGATGCCAGCCTATTCGCTCGCGGCGATGAAGTTGAACTAGCTTGGGGCATCATCGACCCAATCATCGAAGCCTGGAAGAGCCCGGCCTCACCACCACTGCACGTCTACCAAACTGGCGTCTGGGGCCCGACCGAAGCATCGCAGTGGATGTATGACCAAAAACGCGAGTGGTTCGACGTCTGCCCAGTGATTAAATAG
- a CDS encoding sulfatase family protein: MIRFFLVALLASPIAATLIGVNASAAERPNILFIFTDDHCQQALSAYDDSRIATPNMDRIANEGMRFDRCYCTNGICGPSRAVIQTGKYSHVNGFIINTDRFNGDQPTFPKMLKASGYQTAIVGKWHLGSTPQGYDYYDVLKGQGPYYNPPMITADANGEPVTRRHTGYTTEILTAKTLDWLQNQRDADKPFMMMYQHKAPHRNWMPAPKYLNWLDDKTIAEPETLFDEYQGRTRSAARQTMSIKYDLNDNDLKLSGHSTMNAEQIAVWDKAYGPKNEAYLKARPNMTEKEIIQWKYQRYVKDYLRCVKSVDDGIGEVLDYLDEAGLADNTIVIYSSDQGWYLGEHGWFDKRWMYEESLKAPLLVRWPGVVKPESVSKAIVSNLDFAETFLDIAGVSVPEDMQGESFVPILKGNTPADWRKYFYYHYYENPGPHNVARHYGVTDGTHKLVRYYALQGEEIDDWELFDLDSDPNELVNAYGSTDHIEIQKTLETELERLRVLYEVPEDVIVKRKRSPQKPNAKKKPQPAAAGK; this comes from the coding sequence ATGATTCGATTTTTCCTAGTGGCACTGTTGGCCAGCCCCATCGCGGCAACGCTGATTGGCGTGAACGCTTCGGCGGCGGAGCGGCCGAACATCTTGTTTATCTTCACCGACGATCACTGTCAACAAGCACTCAGTGCCTATGACGACAGTCGCATCGCGACTCCCAATATGGACCGCATCGCCAACGAAGGCATGCGATTTGATCGCTGTTATTGCACCAACGGGATTTGCGGGCCGAGTCGGGCTGTGATCCAAACGGGCAAGTACAGCCATGTCAACGGTTTCATCATCAACACCGATCGTTTCAATGGCGATCAACCGACGTTTCCAAAGATGTTGAAAGCGTCTGGATACCAAACTGCGATCGTGGGCAAGTGGCACTTGGGATCCACGCCCCAAGGCTATGACTACTATGACGTTTTGAAAGGGCAGGGACCGTACTACAACCCGCCGATGATCACGGCCGATGCCAACGGCGAGCCCGTGACGCGACGGCACACCGGGTACACGACGGAAATCTTGACAGCGAAAACGCTGGATTGGTTGCAAAACCAACGGGATGCCGACAAGCCCTTCATGATGATGTACCAACACAAGGCGCCGCACCGGAACTGGATGCCAGCCCCGAAGTACTTGAATTGGCTTGATGACAAGACAATCGCTGAACCGGAAACCTTGTTCGATGAATACCAAGGACGCACTCGGTCGGCGGCGCGGCAAACCATGTCGATCAAATACGATCTGAACGACAACGATTTGAAGCTTAGCGGCCACAGCACGATGAACGCGGAACAGATCGCGGTTTGGGACAAGGCGTACGGTCCAAAGAACGAAGCCTACCTGAAGGCCCGTCCCAACATGACCGAGAAGGAAATCATCCAGTGGAAATACCAACGCTATGTGAAAGACTACTTGCGTTGTGTGAAGAGCGTTGACGATGGGATCGGTGAAGTCTTGGACTACCTCGACGAAGCTGGCCTGGCCGACAACACGATCGTGATTTATTCATCCGACCAAGGTTGGTATCTCGGCGAGCACGGGTGGTTCGACAAGCGATGGATGTACGAAGAATCTTTGAAGGCACCTTTGTTGGTTCGTTGGCCAGGCGTGGTGAAACCCGAGTCGGTCAGCAAGGCGATTGTTTCAAACCTCGACTTTGCCGAAACGTTCTTGGATATCGCTGGTGTCTCGGTTCCCGAAGACATGCAAGGCGAGAGTTTTGTGCCGATCTTGAAGGGCAACACGCCAGCGGATTGGCGGAAGTATTTCTACTACCACTACTACGAAAACCCGGGCCCTCACAACGTCGCACGGCACTACGGTGTGACCGACGGAACCCACAAGCTGGTTCGCTATTATGCATTGCAAGGCGAAGAGATTGACGACTGGGAGTTGTTTGATCTGGACAGCGATCCGAACGAGTTGGTCAACGCCTACGGCAGTACCGACCACATCGAGATCCAGAAGACACTGGAAACGGAGCTCGAACGTTTACGAGTGCTTTATGAGGTTCCTGAAGACGTGATCGTCAAACGCAAACGATCGCCACAGAAACCGAATGCCAAGAAGAAGCCGCAACCTGCGGCAGCGGGCAAGTAG
- a CDS encoding alkaline phosphatase D family protein translates to MMKRLALLLFVSLIVVPAQAKPPLTEGETDPVMLDLDPYMIKALRGNAKNSSPKNPIAPGRFGSEGSIVDLLTEPAFNKLIQKHDLKLFNGPMLGDVTPTSARVWIRTAGPASFHVVVGDQISPTIQTTAENDFTGIAYVEGLKPWTDYTYTIVLDGEEISHPAFHFKTYPTAGTPARYSIAFGSGARYVPTKEAIWKTMADTQPLAYLGLGDNVYIDATERRDVQRLHYYRRMLRREYRDFISQTPVYAVWDDHDMGDNDCAGGPGLNKPWKLPNLSVFQQNWNNPFYSHDDQAPGTWHNFTMGDVEFFMLDGRIYRSDIQDPADTTNTMLGESQKRWLLNSLKQSTAKFKVLCSGTMWHDLADKGGKDSWAGPRFRSERDEIFDLINQERIDGVLLISGDRHRTELWKTDRPGGYPLYEFLSAKVTNMHSHAPRKEAEWSFNEGNFWGEIGFDFAPTDPTVTFKAINQDGNEIKATTFKLSELSHTSNP, encoded by the coding sequence ATGATGAAACGACTCGCACTGCTGCTATTCGTCAGCCTGATCGTCGTACCGGCTCAAGCAAAACCACCGCTGACCGAAGGCGAGACCGATCCAGTGATGCTCGATTTGGATCCGTACATGATCAAAGCGTTGCGAGGAAACGCAAAAAACTCGTCTCCCAAGAATCCTATCGCGCCGGGACGATTCGGTTCCGAAGGCAGCATCGTCGATCTCCTTACCGAGCCCGCTTTCAACAAGCTGATTCAAAAGCATGACCTGAAACTATTCAACGGGCCGATGCTTGGTGACGTGACCCCGACCTCCGCTCGCGTGTGGATTCGAACTGCCGGCCCCGCTTCGTTTCATGTCGTGGTGGGCGATCAGATTTCGCCGACCATCCAAACGACCGCGGAAAACGACTTCACGGGGATTGCCTATGTCGAAGGTCTCAAACCATGGACGGATTACACGTACACGATCGTGCTGGACGGCGAAGAAATTTCGCATCCGGCTTTCCATTTCAAAACCTACCCTACCGCTGGAACCCCCGCTCGCTACTCGATCGCGTTTGGCTCTGGCGCTAGATACGTGCCGACCAAGGAAGCCATTTGGAAGACGATGGCCGACACGCAACCGCTGGCCTACTTGGGCTTGGGCGATAACGTCTACATCGATGCCACCGAACGTCGCGACGTGCAGCGTCTGCATTATTATCGGCGGATGCTTCGCCGCGAATACCGAGACTTCATTTCCCAAACGCCTGTGTACGCGGTCTGGGATGATCACGACATGGGCGACAACGACTGCGCCGGTGGCCCCGGGCTGAACAAGCCTTGGAAGCTGCCCAACCTGAGCGTATTCCAACAAAACTGGAACAATCCTTTTTACAGCCACGACGACCAGGCGCCGGGCACGTGGCACAACTTCACGATGGGCGATGTCGAGTTTTTCATGTTGGACGGACGCATCTATCGGTCGGACATCCAAGACCCAGCCGACACGACCAACACGATGCTAGGCGAATCACAAAAGCGGTGGCTGTTGAACTCATTGAAACAGTCGACCGCCAAGTTTAAGGTTCTTTGCTCCGGCACAATGTGGCATGACCTGGCCGACAAAGGCGGCAAAGACTCCTGGGCAGGCCCACGGTTTCGAAGCGAACGCGATGAGATCTTTGACCTGATCAATCAGGAACGCATCGACGGGGTCCTGCTGATCTCAGGCGATCGACACCGCACTGAACTTTGGAAGACCGACCGTCCCGGCGGGTACCCGTTGTACGAATTCTTGTCCGCGAAGGTTACCAACATGCACTCCCACGCACCTCGCAAAGAGGCTGAATGGTCGTTCAACGAGGGTAATTTCTGGGGCGAGATCGGCTTCGACTTTGCTCCCACTGACCCCACCGTGACCTTCAAGGCGATCAACCAAGACGGAAACGAGATTAAGGCCACAACTTTCAAACTCAGTGAACTGAGCCACACTTCGAATCCTTGA
- a CDS encoding SHOCT domain-containing protein, whose translation MGQQIAQTLSDRHGFSVDAVAHMLQAVYNGNGSMAQFSHPEFGGSGQWMSGGMMMLGDMFNQNLKYRVSALCEDCARSIAENQNGTQSGVFQSQSQSGGSNYQDQTSGSHGGQNDLFAPDPRSNWWPQELGSPTASGSQNQTRYAYFANERRLAVATGDDVWVYDTLQHNIGGFSQQQSGDGSITFTSQFGTVSLATLPVVSRNGVPVPPPQTVPEPAPIPEPVQQPFYNEPAPNIAPAQQPAPSQNQPESAPANPSQNPASSDVFETIDRLGNLLDKGYITQEEFNQKKSNLLDRI comes from the coding sequence ATGGGCCAGCAAATTGCCCAAACGCTTTCCGATCGCCACGGCTTTTCGGTCGACGCGGTCGCGCACATGTTACAGGCCGTCTACAACGGCAACGGCAGCATGGCGCAGTTCAGTCACCCCGAGTTCGGCGGTTCTGGCCAATGGATGTCGGGCGGGATGATGATGCTCGGCGACATGTTCAACCAAAACTTGAAGTACCGCGTCTCCGCCTTATGCGAAGACTGTGCCCGCTCGATCGCCGAGAACCAAAATGGCACGCAAAGCGGCGTCTTCCAGTCACAAAGCCAAAGCGGTGGCTCGAATTATCAAGACCAAACGTCCGGCAGCCACGGCGGCCAGAACGACCTGTTTGCTCCTGACCCGCGATCGAACTGGTGGCCCCAAGAACTCGGATCGCCAACGGCCAGCGGTTCACAAAACCAAACCCGTTACGCGTATTTCGCCAATGAGCGAAGGCTTGCGGTCGCCACTGGCGACGACGTTTGGGTGTACGACACGCTCCAACACAACATCGGTGGCTTCAGCCAACAACAATCCGGCGATGGCTCCATCACCTTCACCAGCCAATTCGGTACCGTCTCGCTAGCCACACTGCCAGTCGTCAGCCGGAACGGCGTGCCAGTACCACCGCCGCAAACCGTTCCAGAACCCGCTCCCATCCCGGAACCGGTCCAACAACCGTTCTACAACGAACCAGCTCCCAACATCGCTCCGGCCCAGCAACCGGCTCCCTCGCAAAATCAGCCTGAATCCGCGCCGGCGAACCCTTCACAAAACCCAGCATCTTCGGACGTCTTCGAGACGATTGACCGCTTGGGCAACCTGCTCGACAAAGGTTACATCACTCAAGAAGAATTCAACCAGAAGAAGAGCAACCTGCTGGACCGAATTTGA